The proteins below come from a single Hirundo rustica isolate bHirRus1 chromosome 6, bHirRus1.pri.v3, whole genome shotgun sequence genomic window:
- the LOC120753780 gene encoding small kinetochore-associated protein-like yields the protein MEGRLSRIPVHGRLHRPEPPAELQMTLSSKKKCVSKTSEPEFSRVPSLNFPSNGTVDSVFKAANQGLAKSGKRVEPVSKKTVARRPVSRYQLEAELKSKNQLVETLKQQLARAEGTIKLRELKKENERLVHEVEKLKKIQETCMMILESRNINPGSNIEEEQEMRACREKTTMLTKKVTEELMLFCHTVEKEKEMLETAMAKWKSVQEENQRALEKHSYFQTQIKECTAILETLGELLAM from the exons ATGGAGGGACGGCTCTCCCGCATCCCCGTGCACGGCCGGCTCCACCGCCCCGAGCCGCCCGCAG AATTGCAAATGACTCTTTCTTCAAAGAAGAAATGTGTCAGCAAAACATCAGAGCCAGAGTTCAGCAGGGTTCCCAGTCTGAACTTTCCCTCCAACGGTACAGTGGACAGTGTCTTCAAGGCTGCAAACCAAGG GTTGGCTAAGTCTGGCAAGAGAGTAGAACCGGTTTCAAAGAAGACGGTGGCAAGACG CCCTGTCAGCAGATACCAATTAGAAGCAGAGCTGAAAAGCAAGAATCAGTTGGTGGAAACACTCAAACAACAACTAGCAAGAGCAGAG GGCACTATTAAGTTAAGGGAGCTAAAGAAGGAGAACGAGAGGCTGGTCCATGAAGTTGAGAAGCTCAAGAAAATTCAGGAGACTTGCATGATGATTTTAGAAAGCAGAAACATCAATCCTG GTAGCAACATAGAGGAGGAACAAGAGATGCGTGCTTGTCGGGAAAAGACAACA ATGCTAACTAAGAAGGTCACAGAAGAATTGATGCTATTTTGTCACACAGttgagaaagagaaggagatgCTTGAG ACAGCGATGGCCAAGTGGAAATCGGTGCAAGAGGAAAACCAGCGTGCCCTGGAGAAGCACTCCTACTTCCAAACTCAAATCAAGGAATGTACAGCCATACTCGAAACGCTGGGGGAGCTCCTGGCAATGTGA